The genomic stretch AATCTCATATTTCGGTACGTAAAATTCGTCCGGGATCTGGTATCCCATGATTTTAAAAGGCAATATATTAGGCCGTCCCAAATCTTTAGGTCTCCAACCCGGTTCCACCGAGATAATCAATACCCCGTTAGCACCCCGATCTCCAAAGAAAATTTTGCCTTGCATCTGATCCAACATAGAAATATTACGCAACGCCCCCGACGGGATTAACCGGATCTGATCCATGGACTCCTCGAAATCATTCACAAGCACATACAAGGTTCGTCCGAAATGCTTAAAACAGTCATTTCCTTCATCATCTTTCTCAAACGTCACTCCCGGCAACTGCTGAATAATTAACTCTATAGGCATCATCGAATATTCTGCAATCTGGACAGAATCCAACTGATATCGAGCTAAATTATCGTAAAAAGAATAACTTTTTTTCTGCTTTCTACGAGACACAAGGACTTCATCCAACACGTAAATTTTTTCTCCATTTTCGTAATAATAATCCTGACTAAATTTCTTATAAAAATCATCCTCTTTTTTCTTGGCCTCCAATGTATTAGGCAACGTGTAATGCGGTGACAAAAATTCATCTTGATCCACACTCACGGTTACCCCCCGACGCCCCTTTGCATTTACCGCTTGTACTAAGAATGAAGTACTATCATGAAATACCAATCCATCAATCAAAAAATTTCCCTTCTCGTCTGTCTCCGCCATGCGGTAAAGACCATAGTTAGACAACAATATAATATTAGCCCCTTTGGACTTCTTTCCCCAGAAATTATTTACCTTACCGGAAATCACCTGCCCAACCTCCAACGGGTATTTCAAATTATCAAACTTCCCTTTTGCCAATTTAGATACGTCAAAACGAGTCCACCCATGCGTCATCATCACTAAATCCAAATTATTCTCAACTTCCAGTGTCGTATCATTAAAATAATAAGCCGGGTTATCAATATATCCCTTCAAATCCGAAGTCAATAACAAATTGGATAAAATATTATCTTCCAAAGAATCTTGCACCACTTTCTGATCATCCGTCACGGATATTGAAAACGATCCATCTAAGAGTCCTTTATACGCTTCTTCAAAATCAATCTCCATTTCCACTAATTCCCGAGCGACATATGTCGGCTTATTTGTCGTAATCTTCAATTCCGGACGCTGATTGCGTTTCACGAAAAATAACCGCTGACTGTACACGTTCCCCACGGCATCAAGCAACACGATATGTGAAATCCCTTCCGGCAAAATATTCAAGTTAACACTTCCCCTCTGCAAACCGTTTACCCGATTCATCCCGACAACAATACCCCGGCAATGTATCACGGTATATAATTCCTCCGGCAATGTCGCATTCCCCCCTTTGATCACCCGATAGCTCAGAATCGAATCCTTTCGACTAATCGAAAGTCCCCATCCCGTCTCCGAAACGTCAGGTAATTCAAATCTTTTCTCTACCCCGTCCTCCGTTTTCATCACGGCATAAAACTTCTTTCCCGGATTCACGGGCAAACGAAATTTTCCCATCCCGTCATGTTGAGTACGAACCGTTGCAATCACGACCGAATCCTGATATACCTCACCCGTGGCCTCCACGGCTCTCCCATCCGCCCCGATAGCCTTAAAAGCCACTTGCTGAAAATTCCCCGATAATAAATTACCTCCTTCCGGAAAAAATTGCACGTCAAAATCCTTTAATTGCGAAGGAATATAAATATAACGTTTGAACGGGAAAGGTTGCCCATCCCGAAATTCTACTTCGATTGTTTTCATCGTGGTATCAATTTTCACTTCAAACTTCCCGTCTTTATCCGTCCGGGCCGGTTTCACGGAATACTGATCCTTCTTCACTCCCGCAATGTAAGTTACCGACGTTTGACTATACGGTTCCCCTTGCCCATCCGACAAACGAATTGTTGCGGTATAATTATTCTCCCGATTCTTCGTATAGGTGACATCTGTCCACACGCGTGAATCTTTCGGATTAATCACCCGTATCTTCTTTTTGAAAAAATAATCCTCCCCAACATTCTGCATATAATACGTAAAAGCCCGCAAAGAATAATCCCCTTGTTGTAAATCCTTAGGAATTTCAATCTGCCCGAAAAAACAAGAATCCCGTCCTACAACTTTAACCCGCTGAATCACGGAATCCCGACGATCAATCAAGTCGACATAAATATAGTGACTAAAAACCATCGGAAACGTCGCTGCTGCATGTACCTGATAAGCCCGGAACCACAACTTATCCCCTACCGTGTATACGCTTTTATCCGTGTGCAGGTACACTTTTTCTTGTTGCAGTTCCCGAATCCGTGCCGTAAAATTAGTTATCAACTTCTTCTCAAAAGGAGAGAACTCGTTAAAAGCATATCCCAACAAAATTATACCAAGAAGAATAATTATTTTTTTCATACGGCAAACGAATTAAATCATTTATTTCTTTTGAACAATCCTCTCAATACGTCTGCCAACTCATCCAAACTGTCATGAGAATCCGCATGAGGCATAGTCTTTAACGCACCTAATTCCTGTTCACCAATACCGATCTGCATCGGGTAAACCAAGATACAACTATTTTTACAAAAATACTTGTTCAAATAAGTCGGGATCATCGTCATATTTTTCAAATAAGAGGGATAATTCCTTCTGCTCATCACGATCATCAATGCATCATTCTCCTTTATATCACGGGATATGATCAAGAAATCATCCCAATTATTAAACTCATTAAATTCCACCTCTATATGATGCTTGGCCTGTATATCCTGCAAAACATTCAACACGGCAGTATCGGCATAAAACACGATCTTGCTGCTTGAATTTTTAGCCATATTCCATACGCGAATTACCCAGTAAGGAAAACCAATTTCTCTCTCTGCCCGAAACGGTACCACCACAATATAACGCTTTATCGTGGACAAGGGTTGTGCGGGACGGTAAACCAACGTGGTCGTGGCACATTTTGACAACACTCGATCTGTCAGATTCCCCAAAAAAGTATCAGAAATAACCCCTTCCTTGCGAAGCCCCAGTACAATATCGGTTATCTTATGCTCTTTCGTGGCATTTTTGATACCATTTACAATATCCTCATCATAACGCAGCGAAGTTACTAACTCGTTATCTGTTGCCGCCGCAGCTTTCGTCGCCTTCTCCAGCAACTGATTCGCCTTCTTTTCCGCCATACTATCCCCCTCATCCGCCTGTATCACGTTCAAAGCCGTCATCACGGCTTTCGCCTTCTTGGATTTAATCGTTACAGCCAAACCGACTAATTCCTCTACATTCTCGATATTACTCAACGGGATCAAAATACGATCTTCTATTTCTTCATTATCCACGCTTTCGTCTTCCGCGAATTCAGCCAAAGCCACCTCCTGCGCTCCTTTCTGCGTGGCAAAAGAAGCGATGATACAAGTCACCAAAATCATTACGATCGTACCATTCAGCACGCTTTCGTTCAATAAACGAATCGATTCTCCTTCCGGAGTTGTTCCCAAAATGACGTTATATCCGACAAGAACAGCCGCCAAAGTCGCCGCCGCCTGTGCATTACTCAATCCAAAAATCAAAGTCCTTTCAGAAGTCGTAAATCGGAAATTCTTTTGTGCCAGCCAAGCTGGAATAAATTTCGACACGGTCGCCACCACACACATGATAACGGCCACCCATACCGTGGTCAGATCATACAAAAACACGTGAAAATTAACCAGCATTCCGACCCCGATCAGAAAAAACGGAATAAACAAAGCGTTTCCCACGAATTCAATCCGGTTCATCAATGCCGATGTATTCGGTATCAGACGATTTAATGCCAATCCAGCCAAGAATGCCCCGATAATCGCTTCCAACCCCGCCGCCTCTGCTAAAAAAGAGGCAAAAAAAACAAGGCCCAAAACAAATATAAACTGTCCCACTCGGTCATCATATCGTTTGAAATACCAACGTCCGACAAAAGGAAATCCCCAAAGCACAATGAAAGCAAACACGACCGTTGATACGCCCAACTGAATCCAAAATCCCTGGGTTAACTCTCCCGTTGACATTCCCACGATAACCGCCAACACGAGCAAGGCCAGCAGACAAGTCACCACGGTTCCACCAATCGTCACGTTGACCGCCCGATTCTTCGTAATTCCATATTTACTCACGATCGGATAAGTCACTAACGTGTGAGAGGCAAACATACTCGCCAATAAAATGGATGTAGGATAAGAAAAATCCAATAAATAAACTCCGGCAAATGTTCCCAAAATCATCGGGATAAAAAACGTGTAAAGACCAAATATCAAACTCCGTTTACTATTCTTTTTAAAATCCGCCATATCAATTTCCAGCCCCGCCACGAACATGATATACAATAACCCCACCGTCCCGAACAACACGATACTACTATCCCGATCCATGATATGC from Butyricimonas virosa encodes the following:
- a CDS encoding cation:proton antiporter, with the protein product MLNLNILSVTLPLTNPVLIFSVILFIILFAPLVLHRFKIPDIVGLIIAGALIGPYGLHIMDRDSSIVLFGTVGLLYIMFVAGLEIDMADFKKNSKRSLIFGLYTFFIPMILGTFAGVYLLDFSYPTSILLASMFASHTLVTYPIVSKYGITKNRAVNVTIGGTVVTCLLALLVLAVIVGMSTGELTQGFWIQLGVSTVVFAFIVLWGFPFVGRWYFKRYDDRVGQFIFVLGLVFFASFLAEAAGLEAIIGAFLAGLALNRLIPNTSALMNRIEFVGNALFIPFFLIGVGMLVNFHVFLYDLTTVWVAVIMCVVATVSKFIPAWLAQKNFRFTTSERTLIFGLSNAQAAATLAAVLVGYNVILGTTPEGESIRLLNESVLNGTIVMILVTCIIASFATQKGAQEVALAEFAEDESVDNEEIEDRILIPLSNIENVEELVGLAVTIKSKKAKAVMTALNVIQADEGDSMAEKKANQLLEKATKAAAATDNELVTSLRYDEDIVNGIKNATKEHKITDIVLGLRKEGVISDTFLGNLTDRVLSKCATTTLVYRPAQPLSTIKRYIVVVPFRAEREIGFPYWVIRVWNMAKNSSSKIVFYADTAVLNVLQDIQAKHHIEVEFNEFNNWDDFLIISRDIKENDALMIVMSRRNYPSYLKNMTMIPTYLNKYFCKNSCILVYPMQIGIGEQELGALKTMPHADSHDSLDELADVLRGLFKRNK